One genomic segment of Caldimonas brevitalea includes these proteins:
- the hemP gene encoding hemin uptake protein HemP, with product MKSTSALATVRESTLSMPAGALPPGALATGSAVSLPSALPTLPSSSLLGGHKSVQIEHNGALYQLRTTKLGKLILTK from the coding sequence ATGAAATCCACTTCCGCCCTGGCCACCGTCCGAGAGTCCACCCTTTCCATGCCGGCCGGCGCGCTGCCGCCCGGCGCCTTGGCCACCGGTTCCGCAGTGTCGTTGCCATCGGCCCTGCCAACCCTGCCCAGCAGCAGCCTGCTCGGCGGCCACAAATCGGTGCAGATCGAGCACAACGGCGCGCTCTACCAATTGCGAACGACCAAACTCGGTAAGCTGATCCTGACCAAATAG
- a CDS encoding (2Fe-2S)-binding protein, producing MIVCVCRKVSDRDIERLARTGCASFDELQMELGVATCCGRCADCARHALESAHRRGGAAANHNSCASNELAVA from the coding sequence ATGATTGTGTGCGTCTGCCGCAAGGTCTCGGACCGCGACATCGAGCGTTTGGCCCGCACGGGTTGCGCGTCGTTCGACGAATTGCAGATGGAGTTGGGCGTGGCGACCTGCTGCGGCCGCTGCGCCGATTGCGCCCGGCATGCACTCGAGTCTGCCCATCGCCGCGGCGGCGCGGCCGCTAACCACAACAGTTGCGCGAGCAACGAGTTGGCGGTGGCGTGA
- the surE gene encoding 5'/3'-nucleotidase SurE: MRILVANDDGYLAPGLQALVEACRGLGEVEVVAPEQNASGTSNSLTLHRPLSVYTASNGYRFINGTPSDCVHVALTGLLEQRPDLVVSGINNGANMGEDTLYSGTVAAAMEGFLFGVPAIAFSLVDKGWAHLDAAAAVARDVIQQVVARPPATGPFLLNVNIPNRPHADLRGHALTRLGRRHASEGVIRQQDPRGEPIYWIGPAGGVREAGEGTDFHAVEQGRVSITPLQIDLTDHQRLPMWRRWFDGSAGDE, from the coding sequence ATGCGTATTCTTGTTGCCAACGACGACGGCTATCTGGCGCCCGGCCTGCAGGCGCTGGTCGAGGCCTGTCGGGGCCTGGGCGAGGTCGAGGTGGTGGCGCCCGAGCAAAATGCCAGCGGCACCTCCAACTCGCTGACCCTGCACCGCCCGCTGTCGGTCTACACGGCGTCCAACGGTTACCGGTTCATCAACGGCACGCCATCCGACTGCGTGCACGTGGCGTTGACCGGGCTGCTCGAGCAACGGCCCGACCTGGTCGTCTCGGGCATCAACAACGGCGCCAACATGGGCGAAGACACCTTGTATTCGGGCACGGTCGCGGCCGCCATGGAAGGGTTTCTGTTCGGCGTGCCGGCGATTGCCTTTTCGCTGGTCGACAAGGGCTGGGCCCACCTGGACGCCGCGGCCGCGGTGGCCCGCGACGTGATCCAGCAGGTGGTGGCGCGGCCACCGGCCACCGGCCCGTTCCTGTTGAACGTCAACATTCCCAACCGGCCTCACGCGGACTTGCGTGGCCACGCGCTGACACGCCTCGGCCGGCGCCATGCGAGCGAAGGTGTGATCCGCCAGCAAGACCCGCGCGGCGAGCCGATCTACTGGATCGGGCCAGCCGGCGGCGTTCGTGAAGCCGGCGAGGGCACCGATTTTCATGCTGTCGAACAGGGCCGCGTCTCGATCACGCCGCTGCAGATCGACCTGACCGACCACCAGCGGCTGCCGATGTGGCGCCGCTGGTTCGATGGGTCTGCCGGCGATGAATGA
- a CDS encoding peptidoglycan DD-metalloendopeptidase family protein codes for MSFKTGVCIAVALLLTACATPRHRAPVEDRNSASGRASTGSAVADPNKPPPPGIENAGKPGYYTVKPGDTLIRVGLESGQNWRDIMRWNNIDNPNILEVGQVLRVVPPGFDPTGAATKPVAAAKVEPRPLDVKPGIGALPPALEASAPVVVASAASAPVAPPPVLPPPTPPREGDDNINWMWPAGGAVVSGFDESRNKGLGISGKPGDPVYAAADGRVVYAGSGLRGYGNLVIVKHNNSYLTAYAHNQTLLVKEDQTVRRGQKIAEMGATDSDRVKLHFEIRKQGKPVDPAKFLPPR; via the coding sequence ATGAGTTTCAAGACCGGCGTTTGCATTGCAGTCGCCTTGCTGCTGACGGCCTGCGCCACTCCTCGGCACCGGGCCCCGGTCGAAGACCGCAATTCAGCGTCTGGTCGCGCGTCGACGGGCTCTGCTGTGGCCGATCCGAACAAGCCGCCGCCGCCGGGCATCGAGAACGCGGGCAAGCCCGGTTACTACACCGTCAAGCCGGGCGACACCTTGATCCGTGTCGGCCTGGAGTCGGGTCAGAACTGGCGCGACATCATGCGATGGAACAACATCGACAACCCCAACATCCTGGAAGTGGGGCAGGTGCTGCGGGTGGTGCCGCCGGGCTTCGACCCGACCGGCGCGGCCACCAAGCCGGTGGCCGCGGCCAAGGTTGAACCTCGCCCGCTCGACGTCAAACCCGGCATCGGGGCGCTGCCTCCGGCGCTCGAGGCGAGCGCGCCGGTCGTCGTGGCATCGGCCGCGTCGGCACCGGTGGCGCCGCCGCCCGTCCTGCCGCCGCCCACGCCGCCGCGTGAGGGCGACGACAACATCAACTGGATGTGGCCGGCCGGCGGCGCCGTGGTGTCAGGCTTCGACGAGTCGCGCAACAAGGGCCTGGGCATCTCGGGCAAGCCGGGCGACCCGGTATACGCCGCGGCGGATGGGCGAGTGGTGTACGCCGGTTCGGGGTTGCGGGGATATGGCAACCTCGTGATTGTCAAGCACAATAATAGTTACCTTACCGCCTACGCGCACAATCAAACGCTTCTCGTGAAGGAGGATCAAACTGTGCGCCGCGGTCAGAAGATCGCCGAGATGGGCGCCACGGATTCCGATCGCGTGAAGCTGCATTTCGAGATACGCAAGCAGGGCAAGCCGGTCGACCCGGCCAAGTTCCTTCCACCGCGCTGA
- a CDS encoding protein-S-isoprenylcysteine O-methyltransferase → MKLFRAAAAPRHNATAGVYGARLRLWLPILLFAFVLGVYVWRRGEAVRWYEISWALASLAQLAIRWPHVEANRANRVARSRVGRGEQWLMFLVFLTLLGLPMLFLATPWFGRFDYRLPSAWLPVLGSLLMAASLWLFYLSHAHLGRQWSPSLEVHAEHQLVTSGVYRRVRHPMYASIWLFALAQPLLIHNWVAGALAVPGFGLLYFLRVPREEALMLETFGEAYRAYLQRTGRVWPKRTS, encoded by the coding sequence ATGAAACTGTTTCGAGCTGCAGCTGCTCCGCGCCATAACGCGACGGCCGGGGTGTATGGGGCGCGCTTGCGCCTGTGGTTGCCCATCCTGCTGTTCGCGTTCGTACTGGGCGTCTACGTCTGGCGGCGCGGCGAGGCGGTGCGGTGGTACGAAATCTCCTGGGCGCTGGCCTCGCTCGCGCAGTTGGCCATCCGCTGGCCGCACGTGGAGGCCAATCGTGCCAACCGGGTGGCGCGCAGCCGGGTCGGACGGGGTGAGCAGTGGCTGATGTTCCTGGTGTTTCTCACGCTGCTGGGCCTGCCGATGTTGTTCCTGGCGACACCGTGGTTCGGCCGCTTCGACTATCGCTTGCCCTCGGCCTGGCTGCCGGTGCTGGGCTCCTTGCTGATGGCGGCATCGCTGTGGCTGTTCTATCTGTCGCACGCCCATCTGGGCCGGCAGTGGTCGCCGTCGCTCGAGGTGCACGCCGAGCACCAGCTGGTCACCAGCGGCGTGTACCGGCGGGTACGCCATCCGATGTATGCGTCGATCTGGCTGTTCGCGCTCGCGCAGCCTTTGTTGATCCACAACTGGGTGGCGGGTGCGCTGGCGGTGCCCGGATTCGGGCTGCTGTACTTCCTGCGCGTGCCGCGCGAGGAGGCGTTGATGCTGGAGACGTTCGGCGAGGCGTATCGCGCTTACTTGCAGCGCACGGGGCGGGTGTGGCCCAAGCGCACGTCGTGA
- a CDS encoding protein-L-isoaspartate(D-aspartate) O-methyltransferase, whose product MNDATKPRVAPKAFPLSLDKVVPGGKGAAPGRAEVTPAPAKQRPAAAAASALLRPQRPLHEAAQDKARAVAPVGIGLDSELVRMRMVQKLRQQGVRDEQVLSAMQRVPRHLFVDSALATQAYEDTSLPIGLQQTISKPSVVARMLELMRGPRDAAPLPRILEIGTGCGYQAAVLSLLGRQVISVERLKPLHEKARTLLRGMRVDNVRLVWGDGMLGHGPNAPYDGIVSAAGGDAIPPAWLDQLAVGGRLVAPVLRGSGQVIVLVQRTESGYTRSEHEAVHFVPLKSGTT is encoded by the coding sequence ATGAATGACGCCACCAAACCGCGTGTCGCCCCCAAGGCCTTCCCGCTCAGCCTCGACAAGGTGGTGCCGGGTGGCAAGGGCGCGGCGCCCGGGCGGGCCGAGGTGACCCCCGCGCCCGCCAAGCAGCGGCCGGCGGCCGCCGCGGCGAGCGCCTTGTTGCGCCCGCAGCGTCCGCTGCACGAGGCCGCCCAGGACAAGGCGCGGGCTGTCGCGCCGGTGGGCATCGGGCTCGACTCCGAGCTGGTGCGCATGCGCATGGTGCAGAAGCTGCGCCAGCAGGGCGTGCGCGACGAACAGGTGTTGAGCGCGATGCAGCGCGTGCCGCGCCACTTGTTCGTCGACTCGGCACTCGCGACCCAGGCTTACGAGGACACCAGCCTGCCGATCGGCCTGCAGCAGACCATCTCCAAGCCCAGCGTGGTGGCGCGCATGCTCGAGTTGATGCGGGGCCCGCGCGACGCGGCGCCGCTGCCTCGCATCCTGGAGATCGGCACCGGTTGCGGTTACCAAGCAGCGGTGTTGTCGCTGCTGGGGCGCCAGGTGATCTCGGTCGAGCGGCTCAAACCCTTGCACGAGAAGGCGCGCACGCTGCTGCGCGGGATGCGGGTCGACAACGTGCGGCTGGTGTGGGGCGACGGCATGCTGGGGCACGGCCCCAACGCGCCCTACGACGGCATTGTCAGCGCCGCCGGCGGCGACGCGATTCCGCCGGCCTGGCTCGACCAGCTGGCCGTCGGGGGCCGCCTGGTGGCGCCGGTGCTGCGCGGCAGCGGGCAGGTCATCGTGCTGGTGCAGCGCACCGAGAGCGGCTACACGCGCTCGGAGCATGAGGCGGTGCACTTTGTCCCTTTAAAATCGGGCACCACCTGA
- a CDS encoding Bax inhibitor-1/YccA family protein codes for MNESLQRAYSGAGVLVEQRNRVLRNTYWLLALSLVPTVLGAWIGVTTGFSFFRGSPLIGFMVFMGVAFGFFFAIEKFKNSSLGVVLLLGFTFFMGLMLSRLIGAVLGFSNGAQLIMMAFGGTALVFGGMATLATTIKRDLSGMGKWLMVGAVMLIVAAVANIFLQMPALMATISALAIVIFSAFMLYDIKRVVDGGETNYVTATLAIYLDVYNVFQSLLSLLGIFGGDND; via the coding sequence ATGAACGAGAGCTTGCAGCGAGCCTATTCCGGCGCCGGCGTACTGGTCGAGCAGCGCAACCGGGTGCTGCGCAACACCTACTGGCTGCTGGCGTTGTCGCTGGTACCGACGGTGCTGGGCGCCTGGATCGGGGTCACGACCGGCTTCAGCTTTTTCCGCGGCAGCCCGCTGATCGGCTTCATGGTGTTCATGGGCGTGGCCTTCGGCTTCTTCTTCGCGATCGAGAAGTTCAAGAATTCGAGCCTGGGCGTCGTGCTGCTACTCGGCTTCACCTTCTTCATGGGGCTGATGCTGTCCCGCCTGATCGGTGCGGTACTCGGCTTTTCCAATGGTGCCCAGTTGATCATGATGGCCTTCGGCGGCACCGCGCTGGTGTTCGGCGGCATGGCGACATTGGCGACGACGATCAAGCGCGACCTGTCCGGCATGGGCAAGTGGCTGATGGTCGGTGCGGTGATGCTGATCGTCGCGGCCGTGGCCAACATCTTTCTGCAGATGCCCGCCCTGATGGCCACCATCTCGGCACTCGCGATCGTGATCTTCTCGGCGTTCATGCTGTACGACATCAAGCGTGTGGTCGACGGCGGCGAGACGAACTACGTCACCGCGACGCTGGCCATCTACCTGGACGTCTACAACGTCTTCCAGTCGCTGCTGAGCCTGCTCGGCATCTTCGGCGGCGACAACGACTGA
- the rpoS gene encoding RNA polymerase sigma factor RpoS, whose product MMMRKHAELNGRELPESGLEPFLESDHVVPAETPPDVADAVPAGPAKTVNEFSAGEPDIGNTLQTYLREIRRTPLLTPEEEFATATRARSGDFSARQAMIEHNLRLVVSIAKNYLGRGLPLTDLIEEGNLGLMHAIGKFEPERGFRFSTYASWWIRQSIERAIMHQARLVRLPVHVVRELNQVLKARRHLEAELSRRPDGDKPVRVEDVAAMLGRPVQEVAELLKFAETPTSLDAPLERDNSESMIDMVADEQATDPMGSTLNREVEHLLNTWLGDLSEREREVLAGRYGLHDRDPETLEVLAERLGLTRERIRQIQQEALLKLKRRMIRNGVDRDSIF is encoded by the coding sequence ATGATGATGAGGAAGCACGCCGAATTGAATGGACGCGAGCTTCCTGAATCAGGACTCGAACCCTTTCTCGAGTCCGATCATGTGGTTCCGGCCGAGACCCCGCCCGATGTGGCCGATGCGGTCCCCGCAGGCCCCGCGAAGACGGTCAACGAGTTTTCCGCCGGCGAGCCGGATATCGGCAACACGCTGCAGACCTATCTGCGCGAGATCCGCCGCACACCGCTGCTGACGCCGGAAGAAGAGTTCGCCACCGCCACACGGGCGCGCAGCGGCGACTTCAGCGCCCGTCAGGCGATGATCGAGCACAACCTGCGCCTGGTCGTGAGCATCGCCAAGAACTACCTCGGCCGCGGGCTGCCGCTCACCGATTTGATCGAAGAGGGCAATCTGGGCCTGATGCATGCGATCGGCAAGTTCGAGCCCGAACGCGGCTTCCGCTTCTCGACCTATGCCTCGTGGTGGATTCGCCAAAGCATCGAGCGGGCCATCATGCATCAGGCGCGGCTGGTGCGGCTGCCGGTGCACGTGGTGCGCGAGCTCAACCAGGTGCTGAAGGCACGCCGCCACCTCGAGGCGGAACTGTCGCGGCGGCCCGACGGCGACAAGCCGGTGCGGGTGGAAGACGTCGCTGCGATGTTGGGGCGGCCGGTGCAGGAGGTGGCGGAACTGCTGAAGTTCGCCGAAACCCCGACCTCGCTCGACGCGCCGCTCGAGCGCGACAACTCCGAATCGATGATCGACATGGTGGCCGACGAACAGGCCACCGACCCGATGGGCAGCACGCTCAACCGGGAGGTCGAGCACCTGTTGAACACCTGGCTCGGTGACTTGAGCGAGCGTGAGCGCGAGGTGCTGGCCGGCCGCTACGGTCTGCACGACCGCGACCCGGAAACGCTGGAAGTGCTGGCCGAACGGCTCGGCCTGACCCGCGAGCGCATCCGGCAGATCCAGCAGGAAGCTTTGCTCAAGCTGAAGCGCCGCATGATCCGCAACGGCGTCGACCGGGACTCGATCTTCTGA
- a CDS encoding 3'-5' exonuclease: MVWPVLVFDIESIPDIAGLRALRAAPAEQSDEEFFAQVLAERAAAGQSDFMPHYLQRVLVISCVFRNAEGLRVHSFVDREPDGVSQEGKIIQTFFNTIEKHVPQLVSWNGGGFDLPVLHYRGLRHGVTANRYWDLGEDDREFKWNNYISRYHLRHLDLMDLLALYQPRANAPLDAMAKLCGFPGKLGMDGSAVFGAYKAGQLEEIRRYCETDVMNTYLLYCRFQQMRGGFTEAEYAREIEHVKQTLAQTDEPHWQEYLDAWGR; encoded by the coding sequence ATGGTCTGGCCGGTCCTAGTTTTCGACATTGAATCGATTCCCGACATTGCCGGCTTGCGCGCCTTGCGTGCCGCGCCGGCCGAGCAGAGCGACGAGGAGTTCTTCGCCCAGGTGCTCGCCGAACGGGCGGCGGCCGGGCAGAGCGACTTCATGCCCCACTACTTGCAACGGGTGCTGGTGATCAGCTGCGTGTTCCGCAATGCCGAGGGTTTGCGCGTGCATTCCTTCGTCGACCGGGAGCCCGACGGCGTGAGCCAGGAAGGCAAGATCATCCAGACCTTCTTCAACACGATCGAGAAGCACGTGCCCCAGCTGGTCAGCTGGAACGGCGGCGGCTTCGATCTGCCGGTGCTGCACTACCGCGGTCTGCGCCACGGCGTCACGGCCAACCGTTATTGGGATCTGGGCGAGGACGACCGCGAGTTCAAGTGGAACAACTACATCTCGCGTTACCACCTGCGCCACCTCGACCTGATGGATCTGTTGGCGCTGTACCAGCCGCGCGCCAACGCGCCGCTGGACGCAATGGCGAAGCTGTGCGGCTTTCCCGGCAAGCTGGGCATGGACGGATCGGCCGTGTTCGGCGCTTACAAGGCGGGCCAGCTGGAAGAGATCCGGCGCTATTGCGAAACCGACGTGATGAACACGTATTTGCTGTACTGCCGGTTCCAGCAGATGCGCGGCGGCTTCACCGAAGCTGAGTACGCCCGTGAAATCGAGCACGTGAAACAGACCCTGGCACAGACCGACGAGCCGCACTGGCAGGAGTACCTGGACGCCTGGGGCCGATAA
- a CDS encoding GlcG/HbpS family heme-binding protein has protein sequence MKTKPQMTSSDVERIAAAARAEAQANGWAVSVAIVDEGGHLLWFQRLDGASPISARLAPAKAHAAAMGRRESKVYEDIVNQGRMSFLSAPALEGLLEGGVPIMAAGECVGAIGVSGVKSAEDVQVARAGIAALGL, from the coding sequence ATGAAAACCAAGCCGCAAATGACCAGCTCGGACGTCGAGCGCATCGCCGCCGCAGCGCGTGCGGAAGCTCAGGCGAACGGCTGGGCCGTGTCGGTCGCCATCGTCGACGAGGGCGGTCACCTGCTGTGGTTCCAGCGCCTGGATGGCGCCTCCCCGATCTCGGCACGCCTGGCTCCCGCCAAGGCGCATGCCGCGGCAATGGGAAGACGGGAAAGTAAAGTCTACGAAGACATCGTCAACCAGGGGCGCATGTCGTTCTTGAGCGCGCCGGCGCTCGAGGGGCTGCTCGAGGGGGGGGTTCCGATCATGGCCGCCGGCGAGTGTGTCGGCGCCATCGGCGTCAGCGGAGTGAAATCGGCTGAGGATGTGCAGGTGGCCAGGGCAGGTATCGCCGCCCTGGGCCTTTGA
- a CDS encoding NADPH:quinone oxidoreductase family protein gives MQAWICDNPIGPEALTWKEVPTPSPKAGEVLVAIKAAGLNFPDLLIVQNKYQMKPPLPFVPGAEYSGVVEAVGEGVTHLKPGDAVAAFAGLGGFATHATVQAALLMPLPKGFSFPDAAAFLCTYGTTYHGLMDRAALQPGETVLVLGAAGGVGTAAIQIAKAAGARVIAAASTDEKCALCRELGADATINYSTGNVRDEIKSLTGGKGPDVVYDPVGGDLAEPVFRSIAWRGRYLVIGFAQGTIPSLPLNLPLLKGASIMGVFWGEFARREPKNNVQALTQLATWYAQGKIKPVIEHQLQMSELQRAFDLMAARQVRGKVVLTN, from the coding sequence ATGCAAGCATGGATCTGCGACAACCCGATCGGCCCCGAAGCGCTGACGTGGAAAGAAGTGCCCACCCCAAGCCCCAAGGCCGGCGAAGTGCTCGTCGCGATCAAGGCCGCCGGGCTGAACTTCCCGGACCTGCTGATCGTCCAGAACAAATACCAGATGAAGCCGCCGCTGCCGTTCGTGCCGGGCGCCGAGTATTCGGGTGTGGTCGAAGCGGTCGGCGAGGGCGTCACCCACCTGAAGCCGGGTGACGCCGTCGCGGCTTTCGCCGGCCTGGGCGGCTTCGCCACCCACGCCACCGTGCAGGCGGCCTTGCTGATGCCGCTGCCCAAGGGTTTCTCCTTCCCCGACGCCGCGGCATTTCTGTGCACCTATGGGACCACCTACCACGGCCTGATGGACCGCGCCGCCCTGCAGCCCGGCGAGACCGTGCTGGTGCTCGGCGCCGCCGGCGGCGTGGGCACCGCGGCGATCCAGATTGCGAAGGCCGCCGGCGCCCGGGTGATCGCGGCCGCCTCGACCGACGAGAAGTGCGCCCTGTGCCGCGAGTTGGGCGCCGACGCGACCATCAACTACAGCACCGGCAACGTGCGCGACGAGATCAAGTCGCTGACCGGCGGCAAGGGCCCGGACGTGGTCTACGACCCGGTCGGCGGCGACCTCGCCGAGCCGGTGTTCCGCTCGATCGCCTGGCGCGGGCGCTACCTGGTGATCGGTTTTGCGCAAGGCACCATCCCGTCGTTGCCGCTGAACCTGCCGCTGCTGAAGGGCGCGTCGATCATGGGCGTGTTCTGGGGTGAATTCGCGCGCCGCGAGCCGAAGAACAACGTGCAGGCATTGACCCAGCTGGCCACCTGGTATGCGCAGGGCAAGATCAAACCGGTGATCGAGCACCAGTTGCAAATGAGCGAGCTGCAGCGCGCCTTCGACTTGATGGCGGCGCGCCAGGTGCGCGGCAAAGTCGTGTTGACGAACTGA
- the rlmD gene encoding 23S rRNA (uracil(1939)-C(5))-methyltransferase RlmD, whose translation MTQVNEWLKIESLDLEAQGVAHNAEGKVVFVEGALPGEEVQVSTGRRKNNWEQATLRALRQESSQRVTPRCVYFGTCGGCKMQHFHVGAQVAVKQRVLEDNLWHLGKVKPETMLRPIEGPTWGYRYRARLSVRHVVKKGAVLVGFHERKSSYVADMRSCEVLPPHMSRMLVPLRELIASMDTRDRLPQIEVAIGNLDGQLITALVLRHLEPLGPADLARLREFAAQHEVQWWLQPKGPDSVHLLDEQVQQLAYTLPEFGITMPFKPTDFTQVNHQINRVLVNRALRLLDAQPHERVIDWFCGLGNFTLPIARTAREVLGVEGSEALVQRSRENARYNGLADKTRFEARNLFEIAPTELAAYGAADKWLVDPPREGAFALAKALADVHQQPDLTPDYRPPQRIVYVSCNPATLARDAGLLVHQAGYRCVAAGAVNMFPHTAHVESMAVFERSS comes from the coding sequence ATGACGCAAGTAAATGAATGGCTCAAGATCGAATCGCTCGATCTCGAGGCGCAAGGCGTGGCTCACAACGCCGAAGGCAAGGTGGTGTTCGTCGAAGGCGCGCTGCCGGGCGAGGAAGTCCAGGTCAGCACGGGGCGCCGCAAGAACAACTGGGAACAGGCGACGCTGCGGGCGCTGCGGCAGGAAAGCTCGCAGCGTGTGACGCCGCGCTGTGTCTATTTCGGCACCTGCGGCGGCTGCAAGATGCAGCACTTCCATGTCGGCGCGCAGGTGGCGGTCAAGCAGCGTGTGCTGGAAGACAACCTGTGGCACCTCGGCAAAGTGAAACCCGAGACGATGCTGCGGCCGATCGAGGGGCCCACCTGGGGCTATCGCTACCGCGCCCGGCTCTCGGTGCGCCACGTGGTGAAGAAGGGCGCCGTGCTGGTGGGCTTTCACGAGCGCAAGTCGAGCTATGTGGCCGACATGCGCAGCTGCGAGGTGCTGCCGCCCCACATGAGCCGCATGTTGGTGCCGCTGCGCGAGCTGATCGCGTCGATGGACACCCGCGACCGGCTGCCGCAGATCGAAGTGGCGATCGGCAACCTCGACGGCCAGCTCATCACGGCGCTGGTGCTGCGCCATCTCGAGCCGCTCGGGCCTGCAGATCTGGCGCGGCTGCGCGAGTTCGCGGCGCAGCACGAGGTGCAATGGTGGTTGCAGCCCAAGGGCCCCGACAGCGTGCACCTGCTCGACGAACAGGTCCAGCAGCTGGCCTACACGCTGCCCGAGTTCGGCATCACGATGCCGTTCAAGCCGACCGACTTCACGCAGGTCAACCACCAGATCAACCGGGTGCTGGTCAACCGCGCCTTGCGCTTGCTCGACGCGCAGCCGCATGAGCGGGTGATCGACTGGTTTTGCGGCCTCGGCAATTTCACCTTGCCGATCGCGCGCACGGCCCGGGAGGTACTGGGCGTGGAGGGCAGCGAGGCGCTGGTGCAGCGCTCGCGTGAGAACGCGCGCTACAACGGCCTGGCCGACAAGACCCGCTTCGAGGCGCGCAACCTGTTCGAGATCGCCCCGACCGAGCTGGCAGCCTATGGCGCCGCGGACAAATGGCTGGTGGATCCGCCGCGCGAAGGTGCTTTCGCGCTGGCCAAGGCGCTGGCTGATGTGCACCAGCAACCGGACCTGACACCCGACTACCGGCCGCCGCAGCGTATCGTCTACGTGTCGTGCAATCCCGCCACGCTGGCCCGCGACGCCGGGCTGCTGGTGCACCAGGCCGGCTATCGATGCGTGGCGGCCGGCGCGGTCAACATGTTCCCGCACACGGCGCACGTTGAAAGCATGGCCGTGTTCGAGAGAAGCAGCTGA
- the bfr gene encoding bacterioferritin, translating to MKGDPKVIEYLNAQLKNELTAVNQYFLHYRILKHWGLDKLAKKEYEESIGEMKHADRLMQRILMLDGLPNLQDLGKLLVGEEVVEILQCDLQLEQAAQGTIKDGIAYCESVRDYVSRDLLQDILDDTEEHVDFLETQLDLCGKVGLQNYLQSVMGEVN from the coding sequence ATGAAAGGCGACCCGAAGGTCATCGAATACCTCAACGCGCAGCTGAAGAACGAACTGACCGCCGTCAACCAGTACTTCCTGCACTACCGCATCCTGAAGCACTGGGGCCTCGACAAGCTGGCGAAGAAGGAATACGAGGAGTCGATCGGCGAGATGAAACACGCCGACCGCCTGATGCAGCGCATCTTGATGCTCGACGGGCTGCCCAATCTGCAGGACCTCGGCAAATTGCTGGTGGGAGAGGAAGTGGTCGAGATCCTCCAGTGCGACCTGCAGCTCGAACAGGCGGCGCAGGGCACCATCAAGGACGGCATTGCCTACTGCGAGTCGGTGCGTGACTATGTCTCGCGCGACCTGCTGCAAGACATCCTCGACGACACCGAAGAGCATGTCGACTTCCTCGAAACCCAGCTCGACCTCTGCGGCAAGGTGGGCCTGCAGAACTACCTGCAGTCCGTGATGGGCGAGGTGAACTGA